Genomic DNA from Manihot esculenta cultivar AM560-2 chromosome 15, M.esculenta_v8, whole genome shotgun sequence:
AACTTAGAGTGGTGTCCTTAATTAGTTAATGATTTCTACTTTCTTGGGATATTCCACTACAAGATTTTATCGGACTAGTAACGAAAAATAGTAATGAAAAATTTATGTTACTAATTAGTAATGAATTAATAACGGATATTATATAAAGAACAACAATAGTAACGAATTAGCTAATCCGTTATAAAGCCATTACTAAATTCTGTAATGGATTTCTATCTGTTACAAAATTGGTTCAATTTGCTCAAAATTAGTAATGGATGAACACATTTGTTACTAAATGGTTTTGTATTCAGTCATTTAGTAAAAGATATATTATCCGTTACAGAAGTTAAATTTAGTAATGGATatgtccgttactaaatttaaaatcccTAATATAAGAAATCCTAAAATTTCCCTTTCTCAATTGCACGAAATTACTTCTCCTTTCTCGGAATTTGCATAAAATTTTCCAAAACCCCTCTTTCTTTCACCATCGCTAATGTCCTTCACCATTGTCGCCTTCACTATAATTTTGTTTCCTCCTCTGCCCTTCACACTGTCAACGCCGTTGCTGCGTCCGCTGGTCCTGGttgcttcttctttttcctccGCCGCTCCCTCTAGTCCTCGTTCTTGCATCATCTGATCCTCGTCACTACATCCGCTAGTCCAGTCCTTCTACCGTTCAGTGCTGCTCCTCGTCCTCAATCACGCCGCTGCTGCTTCTCGCCTCTATAGTCTACATCCTCAGTCACTGCAGGTTTGAATTAGTTTTGAGATTGTGATTTCATATGCACTCTTTCTAAGATTTGTGAGATTTATTGACATGggtttttgaaatttttggaAATGTTAAGATTTATTTTAATGTGCTTAGGGTTGTATTCGTgagatttattgaaaatttgttgaaattaggattatttttaatgaatagaGAGCTCTTTTTTTGTGTGAATTATTGAAATggatttttgaattttattgagATGTTAATATGAGATTTCTAAAATTTGTGGAAATGATAAGATTTAACTAAATGTGCTGAGGCTTGTAATTATGAGATTTCTTGAAGATTTTTTGAAATAAAGGCTATCGTGAATGAATTGAGAGTTGCTTTTGTGAAATTATTGAAACGGGTATTGAAATGCTAATGTGAGATTTTGTGTGATTTTTTTTGTTGTGATAATGAGTTAATCAGGTTAGTTTCGTGTAGTAAATGGGTAATGGTAGACGGGATTGGGACGGATAAAGGTAGTGAAACCAATTTCTATACGTTGTTTTGTAATGTCTTTGTAACTACGTTCATGTTCAGGTACTTCAAATTTTGCAGGTGCCTACCCGGTACCATCCTTATTAATGTAGTTTCAATTTCACATAATTTGTTCATACCTtaatcttgaagatttaaacATGAAAAATTCATATGCTTCTTTCTTGAGATTCACCAATCTGGATGTTGACTTCTCACATAAATGTTCTATGGGCTTCAAAAATGGTAAATCACAAATGATTTCAAATATTATAATAGTACTCTCGCCTTAACTTTGACTTCATCATTATAATAGATTCTTCTATTAAAGGGACATTCTTCCTAAATGCTGACCATTGTTCAGCAGTCAAGCTAATTTCTGAAAATACAGCAGTATTGACAAGAGCTTTCAGAAATAGGGAAAATCACCAAAATTAATTAGGTAGAAATGGTGAAGGATAGAGAAAGCTGTTAAACAATCCAAAATCTACAGAGCAAGAAGCATGCTACATACCATTGTTTTttagattgaaaaaaaaaaaaagagtcgaGTTATCACATTTATTTGAAGTTCTTTGTGTGATGCATGATCTCTCAGTCATGAAGCTAGAAAGGATTCTTCATTGATTATCCAATTCAGTCCACTCCTTATCAACTTATCAACTTATAAATAACCATATTACTTAAACACAACTACAtatcaatttagtttttttagaTGAGGATGTCGTTCTTatcaactttttatttattgttatatATTCTAGGTACAAAAGATACAATATGCATTCTGATAGAGGTTGGATGTATACAAGACTAAAAGATGGTCTACTAAATCCTTTATTCTTTAAAGGATTAAATGAATTCATATCAGCTGCCAAATAGTTTCCAGACTGTTTGAATGGAGAACTACTTAGGTGTCCATGTAATCGGTTTAAGTGCCAAAATCGCAATTTCAAAGATGAGAGTACAGTTAGGTTTCATCTAATGAAATATGGGTTTGTTAGAAACTATTAGGTATGATATTTGCATGGAGAAATTCAAACTTACAATGCGGACCACGAGAGAAGTAATGATTTGACTTACAACACTTGCAATGTGGAATATCAACATGATGAGTTCTCTAATGCTTATGAATAACTTGTTATAGATGTAGCAGGACCTAGTTTTTTCCCATCAATAAGTAATGAGCCTCCAAACCAATTTACTCAGAGATTGTATGAAATATTGGCCACTGCTAATCAGGAATTGTGGCTAGATTGTGAAAATCATTCACAACTGTCAACTATGGCAAGGATATTGAATATCAAATCTGAACATCATTTGTCTTAATGTTGTTTTGACAATATTTGCCAATTCATCAAAGAAATTTACCtactgataatttttttattgataatttctACTCTACAAAGAAATTTCTTGAAGGTTTGGGATTACAAATTCAGAAGATTCATAGTTGCTTAAATGGTTGTATGATTTATTGGGGTGAGGATAATGAATTGCTCAGGTGCAAGGTGTGTGATCATCTGAGGTAAAAATGATTGCAAGATAAGCAGAACTCTAGTAAAACCCAAGTTGCTTATAGTAAAATGTATTACATGCCAATCACATCTAGACTACAATGGTTGTATGCATTTAATGCTACAGCTAAGGATATGACTTAGCATGCCAATCATGGGACTGATGATGATTTAATGCATCATCCATCTGATTCACATGCATGGAAAGCTTTTGATAACAATTGGCCTCATTTCAGTGCTGAGAAATCTAATGTCTGTCTAGGACTATGTACCGATAGTTTTCGACCCTTTGGACAATCTAGTCAGCAATATTCATCATAGTCTATCATATTGACACCGTGCAACTTACCCCATAGTTGTGCATGAAAAGTAAGTATATGTTTCTCACTGTACTTGTCTCAGGGCCTAGAAATCCAAAAGATAAGTTGAATGTGTATTTGCAACCCCTAGTAATTGAGTTGAAAGATTTATGGGAGAATGGAGCCGAAACATATGATGcattcaataaataaaattttaacttgtGAGCTGCTTTAATGTGGACTATAAGTGATTTTCCTACTTATTCAATATTATTTGAATGGAACACTACAGGACAGACTGCTTGTCATTATTGTATGGAAGATAGTAATGCGTTCACATTGACAAGAGGAGGTAAGCAATCATGGTTTGATAATCATCGCAAATTTTTACCTCCTAGCCATTCTTTTAAAAGAAACAAAACAGTTTTTAAAAAGAGTATATCTGTTACTAAGCAAGCTAAACCACCAATGTCTGATGAAGAAGTACTGAAACAGATTAATGAATTGGGGTATAAGAGGTTTATAGATGAAGatgcatttgaaataaattctcGTCTATCAAAGTAATGCAGTTGGTGAAAAAGAAGTATCTTGTGGGATTTACCGTATTAGAAAAGTAATTTGATTCGGCACAATCTCGATGTAATGcacattgagaaaaaaaaaattttgaaggaCCACCTTCTGACTTTAAAAGAGCAAGCATCACAGACAGATAATGATAGTACTGAGGCATCTTGCATTGATGAGGCTCAGTTATACTTTGAGCCAGTGggtggagagaaaaaaaaaagggtgtaCGATCTTGGATCACAGGCTTCAGTTTTCTTCCCAAACAAGTCTTCTGCTAGTTCATCATTCACATCAGCTCAGCAAAATCAGGATCGTCATGATGAAATGGCTGATCTCAGTTGCAAGCTACAGGAGcgtgaggataatgaacaagtaTTGCGTGAGCAAAAAGTATGGATTACCTTTGAGCTCTCACAGGTGAAGGATTTACTTATGCAGCTTGTGAGTCAAAGGCAAGGTAACCAGCCTTCAGCTCCTACTACTGGTGATGGAACTTCTGCACAGCCTCCTGATCAAGCAGATGAAGCTAATGATGAGGACAAGGATGATGACACTATacatttatagttattttttttcattacccATATGTACtaggataataaataatttgttaatttttatagtttaaaattGCTCAACTTTATATTTGGATatatgtttgatttgatttatattatatatgatattaGATTTGAGTTCGCTCATGATATGTATGACATtggttttcatatttattattgagATGAGTTATAATAGTTGAGTAGATTTACAGGTTAAATTTTCTAGTTAgagtatataatttataatattttttttgtaattttataaataataacggATTAGTAATGGATAAAATTGTTACtgattcattaaaaataataacggATTAATAACGGAAAAAGCTATTACTGCTTTTTCAAAATTAGTAACGAATTTCTATAATCGAAATATTTATTACTAAAGAAATtcattactaaaattaaataaaagaaaatcaaatttaGTATcggatattttattataaattcgttactaaattagtaacggattacaAATTCCGTTACTAATGCATTAGCAATAAGATTTGCTGTAACGGTAAATAtccattataaaatatttttagtaacggatttttagTAATTAGTAACGAAAATTTTTGTTACTAATTCGATATTTTCTTGTAGTGCTACTTCCTAtgcatttaaaagaaaatttcacAAAATAACTAGAggttaagtaaaataaaaatattgtgaTTGTGGAATATGAGGccgtaattaattaattgaaaaacatctgtaataatgaaataaaaagatATATCAAGAGCAAGGATCACTAATGTAAATTGGGTTGAAAAGTCTCATAAAAGAGATGGGTAGGTGATGTACACTGCatggagagagagaggaaaactaagaatttaataatataggaagatgaagaaaaagaatttaaaGGGTAGGAGCTCTCTCAGCTGAGCCAGCAAGAACAGTAAGCAAATTGTTGCCAAAAGGATCACTGAGGTGTTTGGAGAGGTTCTCAACAGGACCTTCTCCAGTTACATATGCTTGGAAATAGAATCCCAACATCGCAAACATTGCTAGTCTTCCATTCTTTATCTCTTTCACCTTCAATATCGCTGCTTGGTCTGGATCATTTGCCAACCCCAGTGGGTCAAATGGACCACCTGGGTGAAGCTTGTCCTCGAAATCCTACcaaaatttttttacaaattttaattaaattaaaaaaaaaaaaacaaaaaaactaaTGGTAGGGTGATATTGATATGCAATACCAAGCCATTGATAATTCTGTAGTACTCAGCACCACCAACAAGAACAATCTCAGCAACAACGGCCAGAATGAGATTGATTGGGATTTTGTTTCCAAAGTAGTTCAATGTTCCTCCATCAAGAAGAAGAGCTCCTGTCTGCAGCATGAAAGATTcatcattttattaaaacaaatgtATTAAGTTAGGAGTATCAGAGTCGTTTTTCAGTTTATAAAATCTGAGTTCGGGTTCTAATTAAaaagcttaaaaaaaaaaaaaatgatttgaaCAAACCTTAAACCAGACAGCTTCAGGGCCACAGTTAGCACCATATTTGTTTAAGGCTTCTGGAATCACAAACCCAGCTGCCCCAAGCATTGCCCATCTTGCATGAATCAGCTCAAATGCCTGATATctgttataattaaaaaa
This window encodes:
- the LOC110600717 gene encoding chlorophyll a-b binding protein CP26, chloroplastic, whose amino-acid sequence is MASLAASTAAASLGVSEMLGNPLNFSGGAAAAPTSLTPTTLKTVALFSRKKAAPPPKPKPSAVLPANEELAKWYGPDRRIFLPEGLLDRSEIPEYLTGEVPGDYGYDPFGLSKKPEDFAKYQAFELIHARWAMLGAAGFVIPEALNKYGANCGPEAVWFKTGALLLDGGTLNYFGNKIPINLILAVVAEIVLVGGAEYYRIINGLDFEDKLHPGGPFDPLGLANDPDQAAILKVKEIKNGRLAMFAMLGFYFQAYVTGEGPVENLSKHLSDPFGNNLLTVLAGSAERAPTL